The Anopheles maculipalpis chromosome 3RL, idAnoMacuDA_375_x, whole genome shotgun sequence genomic sequence AGAAAGTCAGTACCGTAGCGCAAAAATTGACTGAATTGGCCGACTACCAGGAGACTGTTGTGCTGCCGTTCATCAACAGAGTGGGCAGCACGTTTCGCCTAACCTCGGATAAGTCAACCATGTTTCTCTCAAACATGGACCAGGCGTCCCAAAGCGCGGAAGGTATATTGACTTCAATCTATGGACGCTTTATTGAATTGAGCAAAAATTCTCGATCAGCAGCGAATGAAATGCAGACAACCATTCAATCCTCAGTGCAACAGTTTACCAAGCGAATGGAGGAGTTCAATGATCTTTATGTTGGTGGTTCAGCCACCGAATATGCAAAGTCAGCTACCGACATGTACAGCTCTTATCTAACGAATCTCACCGAGCAAACGAAGGTGATCGAAAAAAGTCTAGAACGAACGCGGTATACATTCACCGACAATGCTCTGGTAAGCTTCGGCAGCGCGCTAGCATCGGGCTTCAGAGCAATAACACAGGCCGTGCTGTCCACCATACaatttgctaccaccaaaaccAGACTGTCTTGCAGCGAACAGTTGttcaataattttatcaaCAACTTTGGCAATTTGCTGCGCAACAATTTTTGCGAATGTGTTTCCGGTAGTGACTATGACATTTCGCCAACGACAAACGCTCAAATGACGCAGGTTAGAGACATCCAGAAAGATGTAGCGCAATATTTCAACCAGCTCACTAGCGCCGTTGGCGGGATCTCGAACTCTAGTCCTGCAAATGCTCGTATTCAGCTGGACACGTTTCTAACGGCGGTATGTCTTATggaattttgtttgcatttttcttaTTCTACCGGTGCTAATCGAAAGTTCACACACATCATTTTGCAGTTTTTCAGCCAAAGCAACAATATAACGCCCACCATTTTGCAGCAGCTGGTCAACATGGCGACCGATCTAGGCGTCAGTTACAATCTTCTGGTCGGCCGCTCTCGTTACTGTTTGGCGGTGAATGTGGCTGTAGCAGAGCGATTGGCGATAAACTTTTCCGCAGCAGTAACTGCCTGCATGgtttaaatgaaaacaaagacGTATCGAAGTTCATTCCGTATAGAATCTATTTCACAgtatggaaataaaaaaaaaaaacaaaggataAACAATGTAAAACTTAATGCTCCTTAGATAATGTGGTAGGGAATGcgtttcttaaaaaaaaacggaaggtTTAATAGCAACATCTTAAGATGTTTCCCCTCTCACCCTGGGATGTACCAATCACACAGTTGTGTAATTCATAATAAATTACTGAAGAAAGATAGCTTGAAGACGTCGAACAGCGATCCGCCTATAGCGgtatgaataataaatacgATAAGTGCCACAATTATCAATGCTGAGCCCACCGTAGGTTTTGTCCACCGTTGTTGATACCGGCAATAATTTCCCCGGAACCTTGACCTCGGTCAGGACATCGCAATCCGGTAATCGTGGATTGTAGTAATCATTTAAAGTGGTCAGAGGTGTAAttggttgttttgatttgattcaGCGACCACAGGGCGTAACGTTTTCGATTACGATTTGAATGTCGAACGTAGTTATTCTGATAAGATGGTACCACCACCACGCTCGGAGGGCTATGTGTTGGAATTCGctctttaaagttttttttcataaaagaaGTTGATGTAGTTGTTTATACTGACTCTGTCTTGTACTTTACTGTTTGTTCATAAATCATTTGTTGTTCATTTGATGGCATTGTAGGtggagaaaacagaaaaaatggtAACTTGTTGTAGTATAGTCAGACGCGCCATTAAACGATAGAGAAACTCCTTCAGGTGATGCCATGCCTGCATCATGAACCCACTATTGGTAGCGAAGGTGTACTAATACTTTTACAGAACTACAGATTTTACAGATCCAGACAActacaaatatattttacttttatcgaTAAACGTACagtatttttcgttttacaaGTAGAAAAACTGTACATTTAAATTCACCAGTATATACATTTTAACTACCCTTACCGGAACCGCAATTGGTATTGCTTGTTATGCATACCATGGTGGAGACCATTTGTTTACAGTACAGCAATATATGAAAAAAGTCATTTTGTGCTGTTGTGCACCGATGCTGTCCGGGTTCCGTATTATGGACGAGCTAGCCGGATCGTGGCATAAACACGGAAGGTGCGGCGAAGAGTAATAATCATAACAACAAAGTGTATGTTTGTGAAGAGTAACGATGCTTCACAGACATCGTTATAATCAGCATAACCATCGTCTTAGTTCCGTTGTTGGTGAAGGCGGTAGATAAACGGTTTGCGCATCGATGCTTCTATGGCAAAATATTGCCTTTTCGCTCCTAGAAACGGGTATCTCGGGCGACACCGCTTGTGACTGGTGGTGATTCAATGGTCGTCGAAACCATCCCATTAATTCGTAAGCAACTAACGCAGCATGATGCTTTCGTAACTTTTTCGAACTGAATCAATACCACCGTACGCTACAATCTTCCGATCATATATGTATGGCTGTTAGATTTATCACAACAAAAGAAATACTCGTCGAATAGTGAGTAAGTTGGGCCACCCAGTACATTGGGCCGTTAGCAACCAGCTATGTATTAGGGTTACTTCATAAACATCTCATTCTAGCGAACATCTGGCGAAGGTGACGCATCTGTGTCGGCATTTTGTGCATGCCTCCCACGGTGTACTATCACTTACGGCTCCTTAGTGCAAATCGTCGTTGGTCTCTCAATAGTCGTTCCATTGACCGTCCGGCAATAAGTCATAATGCGCCTATTCAGCACAGTAGCGCATCTTGGCTATGTTCGAACGGAACTATCGACTGTTACGATCTCCATCTTACTGTCTCTCGACTTTTTATGTTCCAACTTTTGAAGAGTTTTAGAGATttacacgatttttttttctaattggtGTAGACCGTGTTTTAAAGTGAGTCTTTTATCTGATTTTTAACTTTCTGCCTGCAGCCTGATTAGTATACTGTTATTTCTGGACCTTCACATTATATGCCTTAAAgtttaatttcactttttgtAGTATTTCAGTTTCCCTTTCCGTCTAAGCGAGGAACCCATAACCTAAATTCATAAGTAGTGTCATTGGTTTAACGTCATGTGGCACTATTGACCGACCCATACGGAGCACAGATCGGCTTACACCGTACCCCTATTGTCACATGCATGTGCAAACGTGTAGAGAGCTGGCAAAAGGATTATAAGTACCAAACATTTGCACGTGACGTGAGAAATTGCTTTACTATTTGCCGTAATTAGTGGAGTTACCCAGCTACCTATCCCAATTATCCAAAGGTTTGTGGACAAACAAATGCCCTTCATTGTTGCCGTGGATCAGACCGCGACAAAAGCGCGCAGCCTGTTGAACCTCGAAACAGCAACCCCAAACCAGTTTTCGAATGTAtattggccttttttttcgcaatcaACCCGTAGTGAACGAACCGGATCAGTCGTCCAGTGGGGAGGGTGCCTTCGCGACTAGTAAGTAACTGGTACGATTAGGTTCAAGGTCGCAGCCATCCGTCGTCTCTCCGTG encodes the following:
- the LOC126564602 gene encoding uncharacterized protein LOC126564602 encodes the protein MRLIKICLLFLSLVGCNALFGIEVTPNIPEAATITNACSKLVSVSQQIRQSVNNLGELSFITFLLQSGATSFVSSVAETYTSVATIAQELNTVTNANSGNLNTIFTAAFTYMKAFTAVTIDERFAKWLILQNSAPDFSTFITTFNEVIAFIQSTLQPGMLTFSSNRITQTTFYGAIPKQKVSTVAQKLTELADYQETVVLPFINRVGSTFRLTSDKSTMFLSNMDQASQSAEGILTSIYGRFIELSKNSRSAANEMQTTIQSSVQQFTKRMEEFNDLYVGGSATEYAKSATDMYSSYLTNLTEQTKVIEKSLERTRYTFTDNALVSFGSALASGFRAITQAVLSTIQFATTKTRLSCSEQLFNNFINNFGNLLRNNFCECVSGSDYDISPTTNAQMTQVRDIQKDVAQYFNQLTSAVGGISNSSPANARIQLDTFLTAFFSQSNNITPTILQQLVNMATDLGVSYNLLVGRSRYCLAVNVAVAERLAINFSAAVTACMV